In Bacillus cytotoxicus NVH 391-98, the following are encoded in one genomic region:
- a CDS encoding YunC family protein → MVSIEPIIIDHYTFIGVSVKLPKTNLLAIMSDKGYIMCGALDVGLLNEKLKDRGVVAGRAVGVRTIEQLLEAPLESVTTEAEKLGITAGTIGKDALLKMI, encoded by the coding sequence ATGGTGAGTATAGAGCCTATTATTATTGATCACTATACGTTTATAGGAGTTAGTGTAAAGCTTCCAAAGACAAATTTGCTAGCTATTATGAGTGATAAAGGATATATTATGTGCGGAGCATTAGATGTCGGTTTATTAAATGAGAAATTAAAAGATCGCGGGGTTGTTGCTGGTCGTGCAGTTGGTGTTAGAACAATTGAACAACTGCTTGAAGCCCCACTGGAATCGGTAACAACTGAGGCAGAGAAATTAGGCATTACAGCAGGAACAATTGGAAAAGATGCACTATTAAAAATGATATAA
- the sufD gene encoding Fe-S cluster assembly protein SufD: MTIGTLPFDQETIRQRASEVNEAAWLTEFRLQALAQATELPMPTPDKTKIDKWDFIGKGTTLKQESVSSLAELPEAVKNLIDENNNVLVGRTGTKAFVSLADEAKEKGVIFTDIVTAATEHAELVQKYLMKDGVKVDEHRLTALHAALINGGAFVYVPKNVVLETPLQAVFLVDGEEANLYNHVLFVADENSSATYVENYVADENVTGIANIVAEVIVEQGAQVKFGAVDLLAKGVTTYVNRRGVVGRDARIEWALGLMNDGDTISENVTNLMGDGSFADTKTVTIGRGNQTQNFTTKVVHFGKHSEGYILKHGVQKDSATSIFNGIGKIEHGASKSNAQQSSRVLMLSEKARGDANPILLIDEDDVMAGHAASVGRVDPVQLYYLMSRGIPKKEAERLVIHGFLAPVVNELPIEGVKTQLVEVIERKVR, translated from the coding sequence ATGACAATCGGTACATTACCTTTCGATCAAGAAACAATCCGTCAGCGCGCAAGCGAAGTAAACGAAGCTGCTTGGTTGACTGAGTTCCGCTTACAAGCTCTTGCACAAGCAACTGAACTTCCAATGCCAACGCCTGATAAAACAAAAATCGATAAATGGGACTTTATCGGAAAAGGCACTACTCTTAAGCAAGAGTCTGTAAGTTCTTTAGCGGAACTTCCAGAAGCAGTGAAAAACTTAATTGATGAAAATAATAACGTACTAGTCGGACGCACTGGCACAAAAGCATTTGTTTCTTTAGCGGACGAAGCAAAAGAAAAAGGTGTTATTTTCACAGATATTGTAACGGCTGCAACTGAGCATGCTGAATTAGTACAAAAGTACTTAATGAAAGATGGCGTGAAAGTGGATGAGCATCGTTTAACAGCACTTCACGCAGCATTAATCAATGGCGGGGCATTTGTATATGTTCCAAAAAACGTTGTACTTGAAACACCACTTCAAGCGGTATTCTTAGTAGATGGCGAAGAAGCAAACTTATATAACCATGTATTATTCGTAGCTGATGAAAACAGTTCTGCAACTTACGTGGAAAACTATGTAGCAGATGAAAATGTTACTGGTATTGCAAATATCGTAGCAGAAGTAATCGTAGAACAAGGTGCACAGGTGAAATTTGGTGCAGTGGATCTATTAGCGAAAGGTGTAACAACGTATGTAAATCGTCGCGGTGTTGTAGGACGTGATGCTCGTATTGAATGGGCATTAGGTCTTATGAACGACGGTGATACAATTTCAGAGAACGTAACGAACTTAATGGGTGACGGATCATTTGCTGATACAAAAACAGTAACAATCGGTCGCGGCAATCAAACACAAAACTTTACAACAAAAGTTGTTCATTTTGGTAAACACTCTGAAGGTTATATTTTAAAACACGGTGTACAAAAAGATAGCGCAACTTCTATCTTTAACGGAATTGGTAAGATTGAACACGGTGCATCTAAATCAAATGCACAACAATCTTCTCGCGTTCTTATGTTAAGTGAAAAAGCACGCGGTGATGCAAATCCAATTCTTCTAATTGATGAAGATGATGTAATGGCAGGTCACGCAGCTTCTGTTGGCCGCGTAGATCCAGTACAACTATACTACTTAATGAGTCGTGGTATTCCGAAGAAAGAAGCGGAACGCTTAGTCATCCATGGATTCTTAGCACCTGTAGTAAATGAGCTTCCAATTGAAGGAGTAAAAACACAGCTTGTTGAGGTAATTGAAAGGAAAGTTCGCTAA
- the sufS gene encoding cysteine desulfurase SufS, with translation MNIHEIRKQFPILDQKVNGKQLVYFDSAATSQKPIQVIETLERYYKEYNSNVHRGVHTLGTKATDAYEGAREKVRKFINAKSMEEIIFTRGTTTALNTVAASYGRENVKEGDEIVISYMEHHSNIIPWQQVAKKTGATLKYLPLQPDGTISIEDARQTITPNTKIVSIMYVSNVLGTINPVKEIAEIAHQNGAIMVVDGAQSTPHMKVDVQDLNCDFYALSAHKMCGPTGIGVLYGKKELLENMEPIEFGGEMIDFVDLQDSTWKELPWKFEAGTPIIGNAIGLGAAIDFLEEIGLDNIEKHEHELAQYALERLSEVDGVTIYGPKHRAGLVTFNIDEVHPHDVATVLDVEGIAVRAGHHCAQPLMKWLKASSTARASFYLYNTKEEIDTFVEALTKTKEYFTNVF, from the coding sequence ATGAATATTCATGAAATACGCAAACAGTTTCCAATTCTTGATCAAAAAGTGAACGGCAAACAACTTGTTTATTTCGATAGTGCAGCAACTTCTCAAAAACCAATTCAAGTGATTGAAACGTTAGAACGTTATTATAAAGAATATAATTCTAACGTGCATCGCGGTGTTCATACGCTCGGTACAAAAGCTACCGATGCGTATGAAGGTGCACGTGAGAAAGTTCGCAAGTTTATTAATGCGAAATCAATGGAAGAAATTATTTTCACACGCGGAACGACAACTGCATTAAATACAGTAGCAGCAAGTTATGGCCGTGAAAATGTAAAAGAAGGCGATGAAATTGTTATCTCTTACATGGAGCACCATAGTAACATTATTCCGTGGCAACAAGTTGCAAAGAAAACAGGGGCAACGTTAAAATATCTTCCGCTTCAGCCAGATGGAACAATCTCTATTGAAGATGCCCGTCAAACCATTACACCAAATACGAAAATTGTTTCTATCATGTATGTATCAAACGTACTTGGAACGATTAACCCTGTAAAAGAAATTGCAGAAATCGCTCATCAAAACGGTGCCATTATGGTCGTTGACGGTGCACAAAGTACACCTCATATGAAAGTAGATGTACAAGATTTAAACTGCGATTTCTATGCGTTATCCGCTCATAAAATGTGCGGGCCTACAGGTATCGGTGTATTATACGGTAAGAAGGAATTGCTAGAAAATATGGAGCCAATTGAATTTGGCGGTGAAATGATTGATTTTGTAGATTTACAAGATTCTACATGGAAAGAGCTTCCGTGGAAGTTTGAAGCCGGTACACCGATTATCGGTAATGCAATCGGACTTGGAGCAGCAATTGATTTCCTAGAAGAAATCGGTCTTGATAATATTGAAAAGCATGAACATGAATTAGCGCAGTACGCTTTAGAAAGACTATCGGAAGTAGATGGCGTTACAATTTATGGTCCAAAGCATCGCGCTGGTCTTGTTACATTTAATATTGATGAAGTACATCCACACGATGTTGCGACAGTACTAGATGTAGAAGGCATTGCGGTTCGCGCAGGACATCACTGTGCACAACCGCTTATGAAGTGGCTAAAAGCTTCTTCTACAGCACGTGCAAGCTTCTATTTATATAATACAAAAGAAGAAATTGATACATTTGTTGAAGCGCTAACGAAAACAAAGGAGTATTTCACAAATGTCTTTTAA
- a CDS encoding YbaK/EbsC family protein — protein MYEEVISLLHKTNASYEKFEHEPVLDYETDRVVRERLGLQGVPSKSLFLKSKSNSYYVFFTIEGTRLDQSKIKAITGQHLSLCSPDELREQTGCIPGCVAPFGYSADVTIIVDSSVYNYDKILISPGVPDFTIELSTEELKKILSTCQNPVLEYKKES, from the coding sequence ATGTATGAAGAAGTAATATCTTTACTACATAAAACAAACGCTTCTTACGAAAAATTTGAACATGAGCCAGTTCTTGATTATGAAACAGATCGAGTTGTTCGCGAACGCCTTGGTTTACAAGGTGTTCCAAGTAAAAGCTTATTTTTAAAATCAAAATCTAATTCTTATTATGTATTCTTCACAATAGAAGGAACTCGTCTGGATCAAAGCAAAATAAAAGCAATAACTGGACAACATCTCTCTCTTTGTTCACCAGATGAACTAAGAGAACAAACTGGATGTATTCCTGGATGCGTGGCTCCTTTTGGCTATTCGGCGGATGTAACAATTATTGTGGATAGCTCTGTCTATAACTATGATAAAATTTTAATATCACCAGGTGTTCCAGACTTTACAATCGAATTATCCACAGAAGAATTAAAGAAAATTTTATCCACATGTCAAAATCCCGTTTTGGAATACAAAAAAGAGAGCTAG
- the sufB gene encoding Fe-S cluster assembly protein SufB, which translates to MAKQMPDIGDYKYGFKDKDVSIFRAGRGLTKEIVEEISHMKEEPKWMLDFRLKALDKFYEMPMPQWGGDLNDLDFDEITYYVKPSEKSEKSWDEVPDEIKATFDKLGIPEAEQKYLAGVSAQYESEVVYHNMKEDLEALGIVFKDTDSALKENEDIFREHFGKVIPPTDNKFAALNSAVWSGGSFIYVPKGVKVDTPLQAYFRINSENMGQFERTLIIVDEGAHVHYVEGCTAPVYTTNSLHSAVVEIIIKKDAYCRYTTIQNWANNVYNLVTKRAVCEENATMEWIDGNIGSKLTMKYPAVILKGEGARGLTLSIAIAGKGQHQDAGAKMIHLAPNTSSTIVSKSIAKHGGKVTYRGIVHFGPKAKNSRSNIECDTLIMDNQSTSDTIPYNEIKNDYVSLEHEAKVSKVSEEQLFYLMSRGISEQEATEMIVMGFIEPFTRELPMEYAVEMNRLIKFEMEGSIG; encoded by the coding sequence ATGGCGAAACAAATGCCAGATATCGGCGATTACAAATATGGTTTCAAGGATAAAGACGTTTCGATTTTCCGTGCAGGTCGCGGTTTAACAAAAGAAATCGTAGAAGAGATTTCACATATGAAAGAAGAACCAAAGTGGATGTTAGACTTCCGCTTGAAAGCACTGGATAAGTTCTATGAAATGCCAATGCCACAATGGGGCGGCGATTTAAACGATTTAGATTTCGATGAAATTACGTACTACGTAAAACCATCTGAGAAATCTGAGAAGTCTTGGGATGAAGTACCTGATGAAATTAAAGCAACATTTGATAAATTAGGTATTCCAGAAGCTGAGCAAAAATATTTAGCGGGTGTATCAGCGCAGTATGAATCTGAAGTTGTATATCACAACATGAAAGAAGACCTAGAAGCGCTAGGAATTGTCTTCAAAGATACAGATAGCGCATTAAAAGAAAACGAAGATATTTTCCGTGAGCATTTCGGAAAAGTAATCCCGCCAACTGACAACAAGTTTGCAGCATTAAACTCTGCAGTTTGGTCTGGTGGATCATTTATCTACGTTCCAAAAGGTGTAAAAGTAGATACACCACTTCAAGCGTATTTCCGTATTAACTCTGAAAATATGGGACAATTCGAGCGTACGCTTATTATCGTAGATGAAGGTGCGCACGTACACTACGTTGAAGGATGTACAGCTCCTGTTTACACTACTAACTCACTTCACAGTGCGGTAGTAGAAATCATCATTAAGAAAGATGCATATTGCCGTTATACAACAATCCAAAACTGGGCAAATAACGTATACAATCTCGTTACAAAACGTGCGGTTTGTGAAGAAAACGCAACGATGGAATGGATTGACGGTAACATCGGTTCTAAATTAACGATGAAATACCCAGCTGTTATTTTAAAAGGTGAAGGTGCACGCGGTTTAACATTATCTATCGCGATTGCTGGTAAAGGCCAACATCAAGATGCTGGTGCGAAAATGATTCACTTAGCACCAAATACATCTTCAACAATCGTATCTAAATCGATTGCAAAACATGGTGGTAAAGTAACATACCGTGGTATCGTACATTTCGGACCAAAAGCGAAAAACTCTCGCTCTAACATCGAGTGTGATACATTAATTATGGATAACCAATCTACATCTGATACAATTCCTTATAACGAAATCAAAAACGATTACGTTTCACTTGAGCACGAAGCGAAAGTATCAAAAGTATCAGAAGAACAATTATTCTATCTAATGAGCCGCGGTATTTCTGAGCAAGAAGCAACAGAAATGATTGTAATGGGCTTCATCGAGCCATTCACTCGCGAACTTCCAATGGAATACGCAGTAGAAATGAACCGTCTTATCAAATTTGAAATGGAAGGTTCTATCGGTTAA
- the yunB gene encoding sporulation protein YunB — MRTFRPKTSRFRRGPLPFRHVLLISFIIFLLLTLQGLWIVNKSIQPTLIKYGETQTHKMATVVMTKAVKDRIKEGFDVDSLMKVQNDKNGKVSTIDLNTKQVNEILTSTTTYIEKYLHQVENGNMKALGLPEESGVSMSVPLGRITDNALLGNIGPDIPIDFTTIGHVSTDIKQKIEPQGINNTAIKIMMEVEVTLQVIIPFRTKDITVKQDIPIATRIVQGEVPAYYGNGGIVIPDKKKTDD, encoded by the coding sequence ATGCGCACATTTCGTCCGAAGACTTCGCGGTTTAGACGTGGCCCGCTTCCCTTTCGCCATGTCCTACTCATCTCATTTATTATTTTTTTATTGTTGACATTACAAGGATTGTGGATTGTGAATAAAAGTATACAGCCAACACTTATAAAATATGGAGAAACACAAACGCATAAAATGGCAACAGTAGTAATGACAAAGGCGGTAAAAGATCGTATAAAGGAAGGCTTTGATGTGGATTCATTAATGAAGGTGCAAAATGATAAGAATGGAAAAGTATCCACAATTGATTTAAATACGAAACAAGTAAACGAGATTTTAACATCCACAACGACATACATAGAAAAGTATTTACATCAGGTGGAAAATGGGAATATGAAAGCGCTCGGCCTTCCAGAAGAAAGCGGGGTGTCGATGTCCGTTCCGCTCGGACGCATAACAGATAATGCACTTCTTGGAAATATAGGACCAGATATTCCAATTGACTTTACAACGATTGGGCATGTTAGCACAGATATTAAGCAAAAAATTGAACCGCAAGGAATTAATAATACAGCTATTAAAATTATGATGGAGGTAGAGGTAACGTTACAAGTTATTATCCCATTTCGAACGAAAGATATTACAGTGAAGCAAGATATTCCTATTGCAACGCGAATTGTTCAAGGAGAAGTACCAGCGTATTATGGAAATGGCGGGATTGTAATACCTGATAAAAAGAAAACGGACGATTAA
- the lipA gene encoding lipoyl synthase has protein sequence MTKQTEYKRKPEWLKIKLNTNENYTGLKKMMRSKQLHTVCEEAKCPNIHECWAVRKTATFMILGAICTRACRFCAVKTGLPTELDLQEPERVADSVVQMGLKHVVITAVARDDLKDGGAAVFAETVRAVRRKNPFTSIEVLPSDMGGVEENLRILMDAKPDILNHNIETVRRLSDRVRARAKYDRSLEFLRRAKEMQPDIPTKSSIMVGLGETREDLLEAMDDLRANNVDILTLGQYLQPSKKHLPVIRYYTPAEFAELKEIALSKGFSHCEAGPLVRSSYHADEQVRSAKENTVEAK, from the coding sequence ATGACAAAACAAACAGAATATAAGCGCAAGCCCGAATGGTTGAAAATTAAGTTAAATACAAATGAAAACTATACAGGCTTAAAGAAAATGATGCGTTCTAAGCAGCTTCATACAGTTTGTGAAGAAGCAAAATGTCCGAACATTCATGAATGTTGGGCAGTAAGAAAAACAGCAACATTTATGATTTTAGGTGCAATTTGTACACGTGCTTGCCGCTTCTGTGCGGTTAAAACAGGCTTACCAACAGAGCTTGATTTACAAGAGCCAGAACGCGTAGCGGATTCTGTTGTACAAATGGGATTAAAACACGTTGTTATAACAGCGGTTGCACGCGATGATTTAAAGGACGGAGGAGCTGCGGTTTTTGCTGAAACAGTGCGCGCAGTTCGCCGCAAAAATCCATTTACATCTATTGAAGTGTTACCATCTGATATGGGTGGGGTAGAAGAGAATTTAAGAATATTAATGGATGCAAAACCAGATATTTTAAACCATAACATTGAAACGGTACGTCGATTATCTGACCGAGTTCGCGCAAGAGCAAAATATGATCGTTCCTTAGAATTTTTACGTCGTGCAAAAGAAATGCAACCTGATATTCCAACTAAATCTAGCATTATGGTGGGATTAGGAGAAACAAGAGAAGATTTACTTGAAGCAATGGACGATTTACGTGCGAACAATGTGGATATTTTAACGCTTGGACAATATCTACAACCATCTAAGAAACACTTACCAGTTATTCGATATTACACACCTGCTGAATTTGCAGAGCTGAAAGAAATTGCGCTTAGCAAAGGATTCAGTCACTGTGAAGCGGGTCCACTTGTGCGCTCTTCTTACCATGCAGATGAGCAAGTTCGTTCTGCAAAAGAGAATACAGTAGAAGCAAAATAA
- a CDS encoding M23 family metallopeptidase codes for MLRKISLLLSIFFLLQQGIAYGEEKQSIYDKRMELYKETEKSLDVPWYYLAAIDQYERNIRSVRRDIPKKPDAIISIYFKPEIWSGPANPDPHDTLPYTISLFAGIGLDGNQDGRADANNDRDLLHTMATIIKKQGTSEDRIKIMLWEYYRRAKTVELITEYARIYKHYGRINLEGNAFPLPIHSDHSYRSTFGAGRSFGGRRIHEGTDIFARHGVPVRSTCYGIIETKGWNRLGGWRIGIRDLYNNYHYYAHLGGFSKEIQLGQIVEPGTVLGFVGNTGYGPPGTTGKFPPHLHFGLYKDNGYTEWAFDPYMHLSLWERKERASLKK; via the coding sequence ATGCTTCGAAAAATTTCTCTCTTACTTTCGATTTTCTTTCTTCTTCAGCAAGGCATTGCTTATGGTGAAGAGAAACAAAGCATATATGATAAACGGATGGAACTCTACAAAGAGACTGAGAAATCTTTGGATGTTCCTTGGTACTATCTAGCTGCCATCGATCAATATGAACGTAATATACGAAGTGTTAGGCGTGATATTCCGAAAAAACCTGATGCGATTATTTCCATTTATTTCAAACCAGAAATATGGTCGGGGCCTGCTAATCCTGATCCTCATGATACTCTACCTTATACTATTTCTTTATTTGCTGGAATCGGTTTAGATGGCAATCAAGATGGACGAGCAGATGCAAATAATGACCGTGATTTGTTGCACACAATGGCAACAATTATAAAAAAACAAGGAACTTCCGAAGACCGTATAAAAATTATGCTTTGGGAATATTATAGACGTGCCAAGACCGTGGAGTTAATTACCGAATATGCTCGAATTTATAAACATTATGGACGCATAAATTTAGAAGGAAATGCCTTCCCACTTCCAATTCACAGCGATCATAGCTACCGCAGTACTTTTGGTGCGGGACGAAGTTTTGGCGGAAGACGGATTCATGAAGGAACTGATATTTTTGCAAGACATGGTGTCCCAGTGCGGTCTACTTGTTACGGCATCATTGAAACAAAAGGATGGAATCGCCTTGGTGGATGGCGCATTGGAATACGAGACCTGTATAATAACTATCATTATTACGCCCATTTAGGTGGATTTTCAAAAGAAATACAGCTTGGTCAAATTGTAGAACCTGGCACAGTTCTTGGCTTCGTTGGAAATACAGGATATGGGCCACCCGGTACAACTGGTAAATTTCCTCCTCATTTACACTTTGGTCTATATAAAGATAATGGTTACACGGAATGGGCTTTTGATCCATACATGCACTTAAGCTTATGGGAACGAAAAGAACGCGCTAGCTTAAAGAAATAA
- a CDS encoding bifunctional metallophosphatase/5'-nucleotidase: MNRKKETSIHLYHTNDIHSHFENWPQISRFVLEEKKRRQEAGESVFTLDIGDHVDRFHSITEATNGRGNTQLLNEALYDYVTIGNNEGITLAKEHLDDLYDDAEFEVLVANLFEKEGVRPNWAEPYKLHTTTDGITIAFIGLTVAYPEFYNRLGWYIEEPMIHLEAILDEVKDQAHITVVLSHLGKHADEYMAKNYDIDVILGAHTHHLFERGMLVNGTLLCCCEKWGHYVGHVELIVDKQTKRLLKKDGRAIKTERLSAYSKPLSTIELLQAECTHIMEEPVVQLKEALPIDWFKETAFSHMLANALRKWCGAEIGMVNAGVLLEGLEAGIVTRGDIHRICPHPINPCALQVPGKTLKEVILKARRPNMEQLEVKGFGFRGKVMGKMVYDGLEVIFDTVPGNKILIEDILINGESIELDRIYTVGTIDMYTFGYLYPELSTLSHKQYYMPELLRDVLTNMLTTSTSFNQTIG, translated from the coding sequence CTGAATAGAAAGAAAGAAACAAGTATCCACCTTTATCATACAAACGATATACATAGCCATTTTGAAAATTGGCCGCAAATTTCTCGGTTTGTATTAGAAGAGAAAAAGCGAAGACAAGAAGCAGGAGAGTCTGTTTTTACGTTAGATATTGGCGATCATGTGGATCGTTTTCATAGTATTACAGAAGCGACAAATGGGCGCGGGAATACGCAGTTATTAAATGAAGCGCTATATGATTATGTCACGATTGGAAATAATGAAGGAATTACACTAGCGAAGGAGCATTTAGACGATTTATACGATGATGCTGAATTTGAAGTGCTTGTAGCGAATTTATTTGAAAAAGAGGGTGTACGTCCTAATTGGGCAGAGCCGTATAAACTTCATACGACGACAGATGGCATTACTATTGCTTTTATCGGTTTAACGGTAGCCTATCCAGAGTTTTATAACAGGTTAGGATGGTATATTGAAGAGCCGATGATACATTTAGAGGCCATCTTAGATGAAGTGAAAGATCAAGCACATATTACGGTTGTCCTTTCACATCTTGGGAAACATGCTGATGAATATATGGCAAAGAATTATGATATAGATGTTATTTTAGGAGCGCATACACATCACTTATTTGAGCGTGGCATGCTCGTAAATGGAACATTGCTTTGTTGTTGTGAGAAGTGGGGACATTATGTTGGGCATGTGGAACTTATTGTAGATAAGCAAACAAAACGATTATTGAAAAAAGACGGTAGAGCGATTAAAACAGAGCGTTTAAGCGCGTATAGTAAACCGTTATCCACAATCGAGCTGTTGCAGGCAGAATGTACACATATTATGGAAGAGCCTGTTGTCCAATTAAAAGAAGCGCTGCCAATAGACTGGTTTAAAGAAACAGCATTTTCTCATATGTTAGCAAATGCGTTACGAAAATGGTGCGGGGCAGAAATTGGAATGGTAAATGCAGGAGTACTATTGGAAGGACTAGAAGCAGGAATTGTAACACGCGGAGATATTCACCGAATTTGTCCACATCCGATTAATCCATGTGCATTACAAGTGCCAGGGAAAACATTAAAGGAAGTTATTTTAAAAGCGCGTCGTCCGAATATGGAACAGCTTGAAGTAAAAGGATTTGGTTTTCGCGGTAAAGTGATGGGTAAGATGGTTTATGATGGACTAGAGGTGATATTTGATACGGTTCCTGGGAATAAAATTTTGATTGAGGATATACTAATTAACGGTGAATCAATCGAATTAGATCGTATCTATACAGTAGGGACAATTGATATGTACACATTTGGTTACTTATACCCAGAACTATCCACACTTTCTCATAAACAGTACTACATGCCAGAATTGCTTAGAGATGTGTTAACTAATATGTTGACAACTTCTACATCGTTTAATCAAACTATAGGCTAG
- the sufU gene encoding Fe-S cluster assembly sulfur transfer protein SufU: protein MSFNNLDTLYRQVIMDHYKNPRNHGVLEDSVTVNLNNPTCGDCIQLTMKVEEGIVKEAKFEGEGCSISMSSASMMTQAVKGKKIEDALKLSKIFSDMMLGKEYDDSVDLGDIEALQGVCKFPARIKCATLAWKALEKGLNEEK, encoded by the coding sequence ATGTCTTTTAATAATTTAGATACGTTATATCGTCAAGTTATTATGGATCATTATAAGAATCCACGTAACCATGGCGTGTTAGAAGATAGTGTTACAGTTAACTTAAACAACCCAACTTGCGGCGATTGTATTCAGCTTACGATGAAAGTAGAAGAGGGAATCGTAAAAGAAGCGAAGTTTGAGGGAGAAGGATGTTCCATTTCAATGTCTTCAGCTTCGATGATGACGCAAGCGGTAAAAGGAAAGAAAATTGAAGATGCACTTAAGCTTTCGAAAATTTTCTCTGACATGATGCTAGGAAAAGAGTATGATGACAGCGTAGATTTAGGAGATATTGAAGCATTACAAGGTGTATGCAAGTTTCCAGCGCGTATTAAATGTGCAACATTAGCTTGGAAAGCGTTAGAAAAAGGCTTAAACGAAGAAAAGTAA
- the sufC gene encoding Fe-S cluster assembly ATPase SufC yields the protein MAGSTLTVKDLHVSIDGKEILKGVNLEVKGGEIHAIMGPNGTGKSTLSSAIMGHPKYEVTEGSIIIDGEDVLEMEVDERAQAGLFLAMQYPSEISGVTNADFLRSAINARREEGDEISLMKFIRKLDKNMEFLEMDPEMAQRYLNEGFSGGEKKRNEILQLMMIEPKIAILDEIDSGLDIDALKVVSKGINAMRGEEFGCLMITHYQRLLNYITPDFVHVMMNGRIVKSGGPELAQRLEAEGYDWIKKELGIEDETAEQEA from the coding sequence ATGGCTGGTTCTACATTAACGGTTAAAGACTTACATGTATCAATCGATGGCAAAGAAATTTTAAAAGGTGTAAACCTGGAAGTAAAAGGTGGAGAAATCCACGCAATTATGGGACCTAACGGAACGGGTAAATCAACTTTATCTTCTGCAATTATGGGTCACCCAAAATATGAAGTAACAGAAGGAAGCATCATCATCGACGGTGAAGATGTACTAGAAATGGAAGTAGATGAGCGTGCACAAGCAGGTCTATTCCTAGCAATGCAATATCCAAGCGAAATTAGCGGAGTAACAAACGCTGACTTCTTACGTTCAGCAATTAATGCACGCCGCGAGGAAGGCGATGAAATTTCTCTTATGAAATTTATCCGCAAACTAGATAAAAACATGGAATTTCTAGAAATGGATCCAGAAATGGCACAACGTTACTTAAATGAAGGTTTCTCTGGCGGTGAGAAAAAACGTAACGAAATTCTTCAATTAATGATGATTGAGCCAAAAATTGCAATCTTAGATGAAATCGACTCTGGTCTTGATATCGATGCATTAAAAGTTGTATCTAAAGGTATTAACGCAATGCGCGGTGAAGAGTTTGGTTGCTTAATGATTACGCATTACCAACGTTTATTAAACTACATTACTCCAGATTTCGTTCACGTTATGATGAACGGTCGTATTGTAAAATCTGGTGGTCCTGAGCTTGCTCAACGTCTAGAAGCTGAAGGTTATGACTGGATCAAAAAAGAATTAGGTATTGAAGACGAAACAGCAGAGCAAGAAGCGTAA